Proteins co-encoded in one Chlorogloeopsis sp. ULAP01 genomic window:
- a CDS encoding helicase-related protein, whose translation MPTHDIIDNRTKKLVDEINCILDSSQAANFAVGYFFLSGFTAIAERLNNIKELRLLIGNTSNHETIEQIAQGYRRLELIADKIEAQNYPKRTEVKQIASETAANIRSSIELMDQTDEAEMLVKSLVEMIEEKRLCVRVYTKGTLHAKAYIFDYATVYDGKGRALERTEKGIAIVGSSNLTLSGITHNTELNVVIHGNDNHAELTNWFEEIWNEAEDFNEALMREMKQSWAVSSVRPYDVYMKTLYCLVKDRLEDTELKNLILEDEITKQLADFQKVAVNNAVQNIRDYGGAFVSDVVGLGKSFIGAAIVKRFEQTERARPLIICPAPLIEMWDSYNEVYQLNARILSMGMLKEDEESGVKFLLDDFKYKDRDFILIDESHNLRNHTTQRYKVVQAFLAAGKRCCLLTATPRNKSAWDIYHQLKLFHQDDKTDLPIDPPDLKEYFQLVEKGIKKLPELLSHILIRRTRNHILRFYGYDAQTQQAVDPTNFRDYVNGTRRAYVIVGGKHRFFPKRELETIEYSIEDTYQGLYQELHQYMGKSRKRQLIKPPTNELSYARYGLWNYVLKDKQKQEPYNTLQRAGANLRGLMRVLLFKRFESSVYAFKETIKKLLIVHERFLRALSQGFVPAGEEAQTLLSEDYNQSEEQDLMDALYQFSGKYDLADFDAEKLQQHLEHDIKLLKNILALVEPITPEQDAKLQTLLKWLSKPTLKNKKQLIFTQYADTAKYLYENLKLQYKRDDIDVIYSGNNKNKARLVGRFAPKANKEYKFKQGESEINTLIATDILAEGLNLQDGDLIINYDLHWNPVKLIQRFGRIDRIGSEKDVIYGYNFLPELGIESNLGLKQKLKNRIQEIHDTIGEDAAILDTTEQLNEEAMYAIYEQKGKQLSLFEPEEDEFLDLNEAEEILRKLQKDEPEEFERIANLPHGIRTAKFSMQKGTFIFCEASDPTRPDIKGYQQLFLLDSKGNVISREIPRILGAIKSDSTTDTATLPKDHNSTVMGVKRQFAEEVKHRQAEREYNQRLTQGQRYILRELRIFFKSLADEEVKAHVNILERAFRSSVTQAINRELNILRRNGSTSQDLFNQLVQIYRQHNMHEWLNNNSLPGLSQPIPMVICSEALV comes from the coding sequence ATGCCTACACACGATATTATAGATAATCGTACCAAAAAATTAGTAGACGAAATAAACTGCATTCTAGACTCATCACAAGCAGCAAATTTTGCAGTAGGTTACTTCTTTCTTTCCGGCTTTACCGCGATTGCAGAACGTCTCAATAACATTAAAGAATTACGCTTATTAATTGGCAACACAAGCAACCACGAAACCATAGAACAAATTGCTCAAGGATACCGACGTTTAGAATTAATTGCTGATAAAATTGAAGCCCAAAACTACCCCAAACGAACAGAAGTTAAACAAATAGCCAGCGAAACAGCAGCTAATATCCGTTCTAGTATCGAACTCATGGATCAGACGGATGAAGCCGAGATGCTGGTAAAAAGTTTAGTGGAGATGATTGAAGAAAAAAGATTGTGTGTGCGAGTTTACACTAAAGGAACTTTACACGCCAAAGCCTATATTTTTGATTACGCTACTGTTTATGATGGCAAAGGTAGGGCGTTAGAACGTACAGAAAAAGGTATTGCTATTGTTGGATCGTCTAATCTTACCCTTTCTGGTATTACCCATAATACTGAACTTAATGTGGTAATTCATGGCAATGATAATCATGCAGAATTAACTAATTGGTTTGAGGAAATTTGGAATGAGGCGGAAGATTTTAATGAAGCTTTGATGCGAGAAATGAAACAATCTTGGGCGGTTTCCTCAGTTCGTCCCTATGATGTTTACATGAAAACTCTTTATTGTTTAGTCAAAGATAGATTAGAAGATACAGAGCTAAAAAACTTAATTTTAGAAGATGAAATAACTAAGCAATTAGCAGATTTTCAAAAAGTTGCTGTCAATAATGCTGTGCAAAATATTAGAGACTATGGTGGTGCATTTGTCTCTGATGTCGTCGGGCTTGGTAAAAGCTTTATTGGTGCTGCAATAGTTAAACGTTTTGAACAAACAGAACGCGCCCGTCCTTTAATTATTTGTCCGGCACCACTGATAGAAATGTGGGACAGTTATAACGAAGTCTACCAGCTAAATGCCCGTATTCTGTCTATGGGAATGTTGAAAGAAGACGAAGAAAGTGGGGTCAAGTTTTTATTAGATGATTTTAAATATAAAGATAGAGATTTTATTTTAATAGACGAAAGCCACAATCTAAGAAATCATACTACCCAGCGATATAAAGTAGTACAAGCATTTTTAGCCGCAGGTAAACGTTGTTGCTTATTAACAGCAACTCCACGTAATAAGAGTGCTTGGGATATCTACCATCAACTAAAACTATTCCATCAAGACGATAAAACTGATTTACCAATAGATCCACCAGATTTAAAAGAGTACTTCCAGTTAGTGGAAAAGGGCATAAAGAAATTACCAGAATTACTATCTCATATCCTGATTCGCCGTACCCGCAACCATATCTTACGTTTTTATGGCTACGATGCCCAAACCCAACAAGCAGTAGATCCAACTAACTTTCGGGATTATGTTAATGGAACGCGACGTGCTTATGTTATTGTCGGCGGTAAACATCGCTTTTTCCCCAAACGAGAATTAGAAACTATTGAGTACAGCATTGAAGATACGTATCAGGGGCTATACCAAGAATTACATCAATACATGGGGAAGTCTCGCAAGCGCCAATTAATCAAACCACCAACAAACGAACTCAGCTATGCTCGCTATGGATTGTGGAATTATGTTTTGAAAGACAAACAAAAGCAAGAACCTTATAACACTTTACAACGTGCTGGTGCCAATTTGCGAGGATTAATGCGGGTGCTATTATTTAAGCGCTTTGAGTCAAGTGTTTATGCTTTTAAAGAAACTATCAAAAAATTGCTAATAGTACACGAAAGGTTCTTAAGAGCTTTGTCACAAGGATTTGTTCCCGCAGGAGAGGAAGCACAAACTCTACTTTCAGAAGATTATAATCAGTCTGAAGAACAAGACTTGATGGATGCACTATATCAGTTTTCTGGTAAATATGACTTAGCAGATTTTGATGCCGAGAAATTACAACAACATCTTGAACATGATATTAAGCTACTCAAAAATATTTTGGCATTAGTTGAACCAATTACCCCTGAGCAGGATGCAAAATTACAAACTCTCCTCAAATGGTTATCTAAGCCTACTCTTAAAAATAAGAAACAGTTGATTTTTACTCAGTATGCAGATACGGCTAAGTATTTGTACGAAAACTTAAAACTACAATATAAACGAGATGATATTGATGTAATTTATAGCGGCAATAACAAAAATAAAGCGCGTTTAGTAGGAAGGTTTGCACCAAAAGCGAATAAAGAATACAAATTTAAGCAGGGAGAATCAGAAATAAATACGCTGATTGCAACCGATATTTTGGCAGAGGGTTTAAATTTACAAGATGGCGACTTAATTATAAATTATGACTTACACTGGAACCCAGTTAAGTTGATTCAGCGTTTTGGTCGAATTGATAGAATTGGCAGTGAGAAAGATGTCATTTATGGATACAACTTTTTACCAGAATTGGGTATTGAAAGTAATTTAGGATTGAAGCAAAAACTGAAGAACAGAATTCAAGAAATTCACGACACTATCGGTGAAGATGCTGCTATTCTTGACACTACAGAGCAACTCAACGAAGAAGCTATGTATGCCATTTACGAACAAAAGGGTAAACAGTTGAGCCTCTTTGAACCAGAAGAAGATGAATTTTTGGATTTAAATGAAGCTGAGGAAATTCTTAGAAAGTTACAAAAAGATGAGCCTGAGGAATTTGAGCGAATTGCTAATTTACCACATGGTATCCGAACAGCTAAATTCTCAATGCAAAAGGGAACTTTTATTTTTTGTGAAGCTTCAGATCCGACTCGCCCTGATATCAAAGGCTACCAACAGTTGTTTTTGTTAGACAGCAAAGGAAATGTGATTTCACGAGAGATTCCCCGGATCTTAGGTGCAATTAAATCTGATTCCACCACAGATACTGCAACACTTCCTAAAGACCATAATTCTACTGTGATGGGTGTCAAACGTCAATTTGCTGAAGAAGTCAAGCATCGTCAAGCAGAACGAGAATACAACCAGCGTTTAACTCAAGGTCAAAGGTATATTTTACGTGAACTGAGAATATTTTTTAAATCATTAGCAGATGAAGAAGTAAAAGCTCATGTCAATATTTTAGAGCGGGCATTTCGGAGTTCTGTCACTCAAGCAATTAACCGAGAGTTAAATATATTGCGGCGCAACGGTTCAACCAGCCAGGATTTGTTTAATCAATTGGTGCAAATTTACCGCCAACATAATATGCATGAATGGTTGAATAACAATAGTTTGCCAGGATTATCTCAGCCAATTCCAATGGTTATTTGTAGTGAGGCTTTAGTATAA
- a CDS encoding lipid-A-disaccharide synthase-related protein translates to MSNASSFPLTSQTQGTTSRLRLLALSNGHGEDAIAVRILHQLQQLQNPPVLSALPLVGEGYAYQKLDIPLIGLVRTMPSGGFIYMDKRQLMRDIRGGLVQLTFHQIQAIRDWVNSQKKLGHQSAILAVGDIVPLSLAWISGANYAFVGTAKSEYHVRDEIGLLKRNKKTAWLENFSGSIYHPWERWFMSRRRCRAVFPRDSLTTQILKKWSIPAFDLGNPMMDSLEPSFPTARFYGAEIEKQELARPLIVTLLPGSRPPEAYANWQKILIAVSALIELSQERNFQVRASKNLVFLGAIAPSLHFESMRQILQSYGFCPCSESPVQILDSNAAIFKQKNTHLILTQSAYNDCLHLADIAIAMAGTATEQFVGLGKPAITIPGNGPQFTFAFAEAQSRLLGASVILVEQPQEVAQVVRSLFANPDQLHCIAENGLRRMGKPGAAQRIADCLIKRLA, encoded by the coding sequence ATGAGTAATGCGTCATCCTTCCCCTTAACATCTCAAACTCAAGGCACAACTTCTCGATTGCGATTATTGGCTTTAAGCAATGGCCATGGGGAGGATGCGATCGCAGTCCGTATTTTACATCAACTTCAGCAGCTACAAAATCCGCCCGTTTTATCTGCCTTGCCTTTAGTTGGTGAAGGATACGCTTACCAAAAATTAGATATTCCTCTGATTGGTTTAGTACGTACCATGCCTTCTGGCGGTTTTATTTACATGGATAAACGTCAATTGATGCGTGATATCAGGGGAGGTTTAGTGCAACTAACTTTTCATCAAATTCAAGCTATACGTGATTGGGTAAATTCTCAAAAAAAGTTAGGACACCAAAGCGCTATTTTAGCTGTTGGAGATATTGTACCGTTATCGCTGGCTTGGATTAGCGGTGCTAACTATGCTTTTGTTGGCACGGCAAAATCAGAATATCATGTGCGGGATGAAATTGGTTTACTAAAACGCAATAAGAAAACTGCGTGGTTAGAAAATTTTTCCGGTTCTATTTATCATCCTTGGGAACGTTGGTTCATGAGTCGCCGACGTTGTAGGGCTGTGTTTCCTAGAGATTCATTAACTACACAAATCTTAAAAAAGTGGTCTATTCCCGCTTTTGATTTAGGCAATCCAATGATGGATAGTTTAGAACCGTCTTTTCCTACTGCCAGATTTTATGGTGCTGAGATTGAAAAGCAAGAATTAGCTAGGCCATTAATTGTAACTCTCTTACCTGGTTCCCGTCCTCCAGAAGCGTATGCTAACTGGCAGAAAATTTTGATTGCTGTATCCGCATTGATAGAACTTTCTCAAGAACGAAATTTTCAAGTGCGTGCTTCTAAAAATTTGGTGTTTTTAGGTGCGATCGCACCCAGTTTACACTTTGAAAGTATGCGCCAAATTCTCCAATCTTACGGCTTTTGTCCTTGCTCAGAATCTCCAGTTCAAATTCTTGATTCTAATGCTGCGATATTTAAGCAAAAAAATACCCACCTTATTTTGACACAAAGTGCTTACAACGATTGCCTACATTTAGCAGATATAGCGATCGCGATGGCAGGTACGGCTACAGAACAGTTTGTAGGTTTAGGAAAGCCAGCAATTACCATTCCTGGCAACGGCCCACAATTTACCTTTGCCTTTGCGGAAGCCCAAAGTCGCCTTTTGGGAGCAAGTGTGATACTGGTAGAGCAACCACAAGAAGTTGCACAAGTCGTGCGATCGCTTTTTGCCAATCCAGATCAACTGCACTGTATTGCCGAAAATGGGCTGCGACGGATGGGAAAACCAGGTGCAGCACAACGTATTGCAGACTGTTTAATCAAGAGGTTGGCTTGA
- a CDS encoding serine/threonine-protein kinase translates to MLAGTTLQGGKYTLNQEIGRGGFGITFKATHHYLNQAVVIKTLNEKLRQHPDFAKFERQFQDEARRLATCIHPNIVRVSDFFIEAGLPYMVMEYIPGETLGEAYVLPVIPLPEATAIHYIRQIGAALQVVHHNGLLHRDVKPDNIILRQGTQEVVLIDFGIAREFNSGVRQTHTGIVSEGYSPIEQYLSQAPRSPATDVYGLAATLYSLLTGLVPMSALLRDREQMPTPRELQPHLSAAVNQAVMRGMAIEAKFRPQTVEDWLKLLPGDGKIPLPQTAVTQTVPTINLSVQQHEENLSKRAAIKNQVSVPPVNRNRIANQLRRSPKIFVGTGVAVVAATVGFGITNMLFKPQPPSPKPVFEQPLIELQTTTPSPANSAQSKVESTPVSSSPRRRRSRSVNSESNQNNSEESAKTTPVATETQRLKLQGTTPAASNTSSPSLLEKLRTIRDTRQTPTSVSPENKSPSSGKFFPSQSPAKRSNSVVVPTVPETREFRQSNPPAIEVPTQELQQNSNTDSQIFQRSKENKEDTNTQKSLSETD, encoded by the coding sequence ATGCTAGCTGGTACAACATTGCAGGGTGGGAAATATACCTTAAACCAAGAAATTGGTAGAGGAGGCTTTGGTATTACCTTCAAAGCCACTCATCACTACTTAAATCAGGCAGTGGTGATTAAAACCCTCAACGAAAAGCTCCGGCAACATCCTGATTTTGCAAAATTTGAGCGCCAATTTCAGGACGAAGCCCGACGTTTAGCAACATGTATCCACCCCAATATTGTCCGGGTTAGTGACTTCTTTATCGAAGCTGGGCTGCCTTACATGGTGATGGAATACATTCCTGGCGAAACCTTAGGAGAGGCATATGTTCTGCCAGTAATACCGCTACCTGAAGCGACAGCAATTCATTACATCCGTCAGATCGGAGCAGCATTGCAAGTAGTGCATCACAACGGTTTATTGCACCGGGATGTAAAACCAGATAATATTATCCTTCGCCAAGGAACTCAGGAGGTTGTGCTGATTGATTTTGGCATAGCCAGGGAATTTAACAGTGGTGTCAGACAAACTCATACTGGGATAGTTTCTGAGGGCTATTCTCCAATTGAACAGTATCTATCTCAAGCACCGCGATCGCCTGCAACCGATGTTTATGGTTTAGCAGCAACATTATATTCCCTGTTAACAGGACTAGTTCCGATGTCGGCACTACTGCGCGATCGCGAACAGATGCCCACTCCCCGTGAACTACAACCCCACCTAAGCGCTGCTGTTAATCAAGCGGTGATGCGCGGCATGGCGATTGAAGCGAAATTTCGTCCCCAGACAGTAGAAGATTGGCTAAAGCTGCTACCTGGAGATGGAAAAATCCCTTTACCGCAAACAGCAGTAACTCAAACGGTACCAACAATTAATTTATCTGTGCAGCAACACGAAGAAAATTTATCGAAAAGGGCTGCAATAAAAAACCAGGTTTCAGTACCTCCAGTAAATCGGAATCGAATTGCCAATCAACTGCGGCGATCGCCAAAAATATTTGTTGGTACTGGTGTAGCTGTTGTTGCTGCAACAGTTGGTTTTGGCATTACTAATATGTTATTTAAACCTCAACCGCCATCTCCAAAGCCGGTTTTTGAACAGCCTCTTATAGAATTGCAAACCACTACACCCTCGCCTGCTAATTCTGCCCAGTCAAAAGTAGAATCTACACCTGTTTCTAGCTCTCCCCGGCGTAGACGCAGTCGGAGTGTAAATTCAGAATCAAATCAAAATAATTCAGAAGAATCAGCCAAAACCACCCCGGTAGCGACAGAAACTCAACGCCTCAAATTACAAGGAACGACACCTGCTGCGTCTAACACTTCATCACCATCGCTTTTGGAAAAACTGCGCACAATTCGAGACACTCGTCAAACTCCTACCTCCGTATCCCCAGAAAATAAGTCACCATCTTCTGGTAAATTCTTTCCTTCACAATCACCAGCAAAAAGATCCAATTCAGTTGTTGTACCAACAGTGCCAGAAACCAGGGAGTTTAGACAGTCAAATCCTCCTGCGATAGAAGTTCCAACCCAGGAACTCCAACAAAATTCAAACACTGATAGTCAAATTTTTCAACGTAGTAAGGAAAATAAAGAAGATACAAATACACAAAAGTCACTATCTGAGACTGACTGA
- a CDS encoding amidohydrolase family protein: MNLFDIPIIDQHAHNLLQPEIADSYPYAAAFTEGYAPEIVNSHARNTFFYRRSLREIAVLLNCEPQEEAILARRKSLGLEKLTKLYFNAANLEAIFLDDGLQPGSIQSLSWHEQFVPVKRILRLEALAEELIAKSDDFKTFLEKFKSEIDPPPAGVIGFKSIACYRTGLDIQPVSLAAAACNFYDFKQKLEYQRLRLANKYLIDFLLQQALSIAAKYHLPVQFHTGYGDPDLDLRLANPLYLRSLLESPQYRDVPIILLHASYPYMREAGYLASVYPQVYLDFGLAVPFLSVSGMRVAVRQLLELAPTSKVMYSSDAHSIPELYYLAAKWGRQVLAEVLEEAIRDSDLTANEADEIAVAILRENALALYQS; encoded by the coding sequence ATGAATCTGTTTGATATTCCCATTATTGACCAACACGCCCATAACTTGTTACAACCAGAAATTGCTGACAGTTATCCTTATGCTGCCGCGTTTACCGAAGGCTATGCTCCAGAGATTGTTAACTCCCATGCCCGCAATACCTTTTTTTATAGACGTAGCCTACGAGAAATTGCAGTCTTACTTAACTGTGAACCACAAGAGGAAGCAATCCTAGCGCGTAGGAAAAGCTTGGGGCTAGAGAAGTTAACAAAACTTTATTTTAATGCTGCAAATTTAGAAGCAATTTTTTTGGATGATGGATTGCAACCAGGCTCTATCCAATCACTGTCATGGCATGAACAATTTGTTCCTGTTAAAAGAATTTTGCGACTTGAAGCATTGGCAGAAGAACTGATTGCCAAAAGCGATGACTTTAAGACATTTCTAGAAAAATTCAAGAGCGAAATCGATCCACCACCTGCTGGAGTTATAGGTTTCAAGAGCATTGCTTGCTACCGCACTGGTTTGGATATTCAACCTGTTTCTTTAGCAGCAGCAGCTTGTAATTTTTACGATTTCAAACAAAAATTAGAGTATCAACGATTACGTCTTGCTAACAAATACTTAATTGATTTTCTGCTGCAACAAGCGCTATCAATTGCTGCTAAATATCACCTACCAGTGCAATTCCACACTGGCTACGGCGATCCTGATTTAGATTTACGATTAGCAAATCCTCTTTACTTGCGTTCTTTGTTAGAGTCACCCCAGTATCGGGATGTTCCGATTATTCTACTTCATGCTTCTTATCCATATATGCGGGAAGCTGGATATTTGGCTTCTGTTTATCCTCAAGTCTACTTAGATTTTGGTTTAGCAGTACCTTTTTTAAGCGTATCGGGAATGCGTGTAGCAGTCAGACAATTATTGGAGTTAGCCCCTACCAGTAAAGTTATGTATTCATCTGATGCCCATTCAATTCCAGAATTGTATTATTTAGCAGCAAAGTGGGGGCGTCAAGTTCTGGCAGAAGTGTTAGAGGAAGCAATTCGGGATTCCGATTTAACTGCAAATGAAGCGGATGAGATTGCGGTTGCAATTTTGCGTGAGAATGCTCTTGCTCTTTATCAAAGTTAA
- a CDS encoding DUF4870 domain-containing protein — MQVTYDSDKRKLLSSLCHGAIFLSTALLSIGIPIAVNLISEDPVVKSNAKESINFHFNVWFWATLIGVPIGILSWLTFGIGGILFFPVVALGFLLHWGLTIWALLRCFSQPNEPVRYPFIFRLF, encoded by the coding sequence ATGCAAGTCACATACGATTCTGACAAGCGCAAATTGCTATCATCTCTGTGTCATGGGGCGATTTTCTTGAGCACAGCATTGTTGTCGATTGGGATTCCAATTGCCGTTAACTTAATTTCCGAAGATCCAGTTGTTAAAAGCAATGCCAAAGAATCAATTAATTTTCACTTCAATGTTTGGTTCTGGGCAACCTTAATTGGAGTTCCGATTGGGATTCTATCTTGGCTTACCTTCGGTATTGGCGGAATATTGTTTTTCCCCGTTGTTGCTCTTGGCTTTTTACTGCATTGGGGATTGACAATTTGGGCTTTGTTGCGTTGTTTTAGCCAACCCAATGAACCTGTTCGTTATCCGTTTATTTTTCGACTGTTCTGA
- a CDS encoding LysM domain-containing protein — protein MNNFQRRLSKESRGYVKTALTTVVETSVGKGFTGKGASWLAKQAAGKTVGKIVSGPIGILLEAFWPSNTIVSGAEEMRMLREYRMRMLQTSPPWEKLPQSILAFPRTSEPTTIRRTFTSVKPDFPDRLNSWNHTNYRVDSGDTLWKLAPKFGYNKPHEFVQDFQKLNRGVDPNRIFADKTYKMPLRQQLAIEGLTGTAKKPFVSDYLGSPTSISFRVNRGDTLWKLAPQFGYQDRSRFVKDFQKLNPGVDPNRIYTGKNYIMPNQVNLGAFRFT, from the coding sequence ATGAACAACTTCCAAAGACGACTATCAAAGGAATCTAGAGGATATGTCAAAACTGCATTAACTACGGTGGTTGAGACATCTGTCGGGAAAGGGTTCACAGGTAAGGGAGCAAGCTGGCTTGCGAAACAGGCTGCTGGAAAGACTGTGGGTAAAATTGTAAGTGGGCCTATTGGAATTTTATTAGAAGCCTTCTGGCCAAGTAATACTATTGTCTCAGGTGCTGAAGAGATGCGTATGCTCCGAGAGTACCGTATGCGTATGCTCCAGACTTCACCTCCGTGGGAAAAGTTGCCTCAATCTATCCTTGCATTCCCTAGAACTTCGGAGCCAACAACAATAAGACGGACTTTTACTTCAGTTAAACCTGATTTTCCAGATCGTCTGAATTCATGGAACCATACGAACTATCGAGTGGATAGCGGTGACACACTGTGGAAACTCGCTCCGAAATTTGGCTACAATAAACCCCATGAATTTGTGCAAGACTTCCAGAAGCTTAATCGAGGTGTAGATCCCAATCGTATTTTTGCTGATAAAACTTACAAGATGCCTTTAAGACAGCAATTAGCCATTGAAGGATTAACTGGCACTGCTAAAAAACCTTTTGTGTCAGATTATCTTGGATCGCCAACAAGCATTAGTTTCCGAGTGAATCGTGGTGATACGCTTTGGAAACTAGCTCCTCAGTTTGGATATCAAGATCGAAGCCGATTTGTGAAAGACTTTCAGAAATTAAACCCAGGTGTAGATCCAAATCGAATTTATACAGGTAAAAACTACATTATGCCAAATCAAGTGAACTTGGGAGCTTTCAGGTTTACATAG
- the ade gene encoding adenine deaminase, with translation MASFSISGNILDVLHKTIFPGTVLINNGYIQAIAHENGQYYEQYILPGFIDAHVHIESSMLVPTEFARLAMVHGTVAAVSDPHEIANVLGLAGIRFMLANAAQTPFTIIFGAPSCVPATGFETAGAELTAKEIRELFEQDGICYLSEVMNVPGVLNRTTEVMEKIRIAQEFGHPVDGHAPGLRGEAARNYANAKITTDHECCTLPEALDKLAFGMKIIIREGSAAKNFDTLHSLIDSHPDQCMFCSDDKHPDDLVKGHINELVRRAVALDHDVMSVLQIACVNPVWHYKMNVGLLQVGDPADFIVVKNLQDFTVLSTYCKGILAAKAGQAMLASMPVTPINHFLATPKQVADFRIPEDGSTVRVMTAVDGQLITTEKHLPAHIQNGEVTKDIEHDVLKITVVNRYQNTSPVVGLIQNFGLKRGAIASSVAHDSHNIVAVGTTDEELCAAVNAVIDAKGGIAVAQSNTIQVLTLPVAGLMSDADGYLVAKQYAQMDAWAKRLGSQLLAPFMTLSFMALLVIPDLKLSDRGLFSGKDFQFVSLWIN, from the coding sequence ATGGCAAGCTTTAGCATTTCTGGAAACATTTTAGACGTTCTCCACAAAACCATATTTCCGGGAACAGTCTTGATCAACAACGGATACATTCAAGCGATCGCCCACGAAAATGGGCAATACTACGAGCAATATATCCTCCCTGGTTTTATTGATGCCCACGTTCATATCGAAAGTTCTATGCTCGTACCAACTGAGTTCGCTCGTCTGGCAATGGTACATGGTACGGTAGCAGCAGTTTCCGATCCCCACGAAATTGCCAATGTTCTTGGGTTAGCAGGTATTCGTTTTATGCTTGCCAATGCTGCCCAAACACCATTTACGATTATTTTTGGTGCGCCTTCCTGCGTTCCTGCAACTGGGTTTGAAACAGCAGGAGCAGAATTGACAGCCAAAGAAATTCGCGAACTATTTGAGCAGGATGGCATCTGTTACCTCAGCGAAGTGATGAACGTTCCCGGCGTTTTAAATCGCACAACTGAGGTGATGGAAAAAATCCGTATTGCCCAAGAATTTGGACATCCGGTTGATGGACATGCACCGGGATTGCGTGGTGAGGCAGCACGCAACTATGCTAATGCTAAAATTACTACCGACCACGAATGCTGCACATTACCAGAAGCCTTGGATAAACTTGCATTTGGAATGAAAATTATCATTCGTGAGGGTTCAGCAGCTAAAAATTTTGATACACTACACAGCTTGATTGATTCTCACCCAGATCAATGTATGTTTTGTAGTGATGACAAGCATCCTGATGATTTAGTCAAAGGACATATCAATGAATTGGTGCGGCGTGCTGTGGCATTAGATCATGATGTCATGAGTGTACTGCAAATTGCCTGTGTTAATCCTGTCTGGCACTACAAAATGAATGTGGGATTGCTGCAAGTTGGTGATCCTGCCGATTTTATTGTGGTAAAAAACTTACAAGATTTTACTGTACTGTCTACCTATTGCAAAGGGATTTTAGCAGCAAAAGCGGGACAAGCTATGCTGGCATCTATGCCTGTTACACCGATAAATCACTTTCTCGCAACCCCCAAACAAGTGGCAGATTTTCGCATTCCCGAAGATGGCTCAACTGTGCGCGTTATGACAGCAGTTGACGGACAGTTAATCACAACTGAAAAGCATCTACCTGCCCATATTCAAAATGGCGAAGTGACTAAAGATATAGAACATGATGTTCTCAAAATCACCGTTGTCAACCGTTACCAAAATACTTCACCAGTCGTAGGATTAATTCAGAATTTTGGACTAAAACGGGGAGCGATCGCTTCTAGTGTTGCTCATGATTCCCATAATATCGTGGCTGTTGGTACAACTGACGAGGAACTCTGCGCGGCGGTGAATGCGGTGATTGATGCTAAAGGAGGTATTGCTGTAGCACAAAGCAATACTATCCAAGTGCTGACTTTACCTGTGGCTGGGCTAATGAGTGATGCCGACGGCTACTTAGTTGCAAAACAGTATGCTCAAATGGATGCTTGGGCAAAACGTCTCGGTTCTCAACTCTTAGCACCTTTTATGACGCTTTCGTTCATGGCGCTGCTGGTGATTCCCGATTTAAAGTTGAGCGATCGCGGGTTGTTTAGTGGCAAAGATTTCCAATTTGTTTCTCTGTGGATTAATTGA
- a CDS encoding GFA family protein, with protein sequence MAANINESATYEGGCHCGAVRFRVVVDKHKADDCNCSICRKKGFLHLIVPQAKFTLLKGEDVLTNYTFNTGVAQHKFCCICGIHSFYIPRSHPDCIDVNIRCLDGDVVSNFEIVPFDGANWEENIHKLR encoded by the coding sequence ATGGCAGCCAATATTAATGAATCAGCCACTTATGAAGGTGGGTGTCACTGTGGTGCGGTGCGCTTTCGAGTAGTAGTCGATAAACACAAAGCCGATGATTGCAACTGCTCAATCTGTAGAAAAAAGGGCTTTTTACATTTAATTGTGCCGCAAGCTAAATTTACTTTATTAAAAGGCGAAGATGTATTGACAAATTATACTTTTAATACAGGAGTTGCCCAACACAAATTTTGCTGTATCTGTGGAATTCACTCTTTTTATATTCCCCGCAGTCATCCCGACTGTATTGATGTCAATATTCGTTGTTTAGATGGCGATGTAGTGTCTAACTTTGAAATTGTGCCTTTTGATGGAGCAAATTGGGAAGAGAATATACATAAATTACGGTGA